From one Gouania willdenowi unplaced genomic scaffold, fGouWil2.1 scaffold_346_arrow_ctg1, whole genome shotgun sequence genomic stretch:
- the LOC114459794 gene encoding uncharacterized protein LOC114459794, with amino-acid sequence MSNEAEHATGYGPRHSTGGRWHRLVFDGDENHYEIWEVKFLAYLRTLGLKDTILSADNPDREKNEECYAELIQFLDDKSLSLVMRDAADNGRKALHILRGHYASHGKPRIIALYTELTSLLKDPGETVTDYILRAEKAATSLRNANEVISDGLIIAMILKGLPESYKPFAIHTTQSSEELTFIQFKSRLRSYEETEKFENKLKSDNVMKVDMTAVTCYNCGNRGHMARDCRQKSTPKWCNYHRSTTHSDETCRRRAKRKDDAKQTSEKQDNYEEDQTMVFKASQDLLPDNIKLNGIMVDCGATSHIITDEEQFTQFDKTFDPNKHFMELADGSKMNNVALKRGDAQIKLLNSEGKYVRVTLKNALLIPSYPQSIFSVQAATAHGASVTFMEGQNELLCKDGTVFPIEGCVRYPSNIQ; translated from the exons ATGAGCAACGAGGCTGAACACGCAACAGGTTATGGGCCCAGGCACAGCACAGGAGGCCGATGGCACAGACTGGTTTTCGACGGAGACGAAAACCACTACGAAATATGGGAGGTAAAATTCCTTGCTTACTTGAGAACGCTGGGATTAAAAGATACCATCCTATCGGCTGATAACCCAGACCGAGAGAAAAACGAGGAGTGCTATGCAGAGCTAATACAGTTCCTCGACGATAAAAGCCTGTCGTTGGTGATGAGAGATGCTGCAGATAACGGCCGGAAAGCGCTCCATATACTACGCGGCCATTACGCCAGCCACGGTAAACCGAGAATCATCGCTCTTTACACAGAGCTCACCTCCCTGTTAAAAGACCCTGGGGAAACAGTGACAGATTATATTTTACGTGCTGAAAAAGCAGCAACGTCTCTGAGAAATGCAAATGAGGTGATAAGTGACGGACTGATCATAGCAATGATCCTAAAGGGGCTTCCGGAGTCATACAAgccttttgctattcacacaacTCAGAGCAGTGAAGAATTAACATTTATCCAGTTTAAAAGCAGACTGAGAAGCTACGAAGAGacagaaaagtttgaaaacaaaCTGAAGTCAGACAATGTGATGAAAGTAGACATGACAGCTGTAACCTGCTACAATTGTGGAAATCGTGGGCATATGGCGAGAGACTGCCGTCAAAAGAGTACACCAAAATGGTGTAACTACCACAGAAGCACAACCCACAGTGATGAGACATGCAGAAGAAGAGCCAAACGGAAGGACGACGCCAAGCAGACTTCAGAGAAGCAGGACAACTACGAGGAGGATCAGACGATGGTATTCAAAGCCAGCCAGGATCTTCTACCTGATAACATCAAACTTAATGGCATCATGGTGGACTGTGGAGCCACATCACATATCATTACAGATGAGGAGCAGTTCACACAATTTGACAAGACCTTCGACCCAAATAAGCACTTTATGGAGTTGGCGGATGGAAGCAAGATGAACAATGTTGCACTGAAGCGGGGTGATGCACAGATTAAGCTGCTGAACTCTGAGGGGAAGTATGTTAGAGTCACTCTTAAAAATGCTTTGCTAATCCCATCCTATCCACAGAGCATTTTTTCAGTGCAAGCAGCTACAGCCCATGGAGCCAGTGTGACCTTCATGGAAGGACAAAATGAACTCCTGTGTAAGGATGGAACTGTGTTCCCAATCGAG GGCTGTGTGCGGTATCCCTCAAACATTCAGTGA
- the LOC114459793 gene encoding NLR family CARD domain-containing protein 3-like yields the protein MEDEDEEQRRSREAFLNITLYFLKRMKQEELAERLQSRTKAHQYQRELKSKLKKKFQCVSEGVAKAGSPTLLKEIFTELYITEGGGGEVNQEHEVIQIETASRRSNTAERAITLEELFKAPPGRPRPIRTVMTKGVAGIGKTLLTHKFTVDWAEDKAQQEVHFTFPLTFRELNVLRGRSFSLVGLVDHFFSGSKEAGICSFQDFLVLFILDGLDECRLPLDFLSTQTLTDVSESTSVEVLLINLIRGELLPSALLWITTRPAAANQIPPECVDMVTEVRGFTDLHKEEYFRRRSTDKEQVSRIMSHITTCRSLHIMCHIPLFCWITATVLEDMLKSREEGELPRTLTQIYSHYVVLQNKVKMVKFNGGAATDQHWSPQSRKMMESLRKLAFEQLQKGKLIFYESDLTECGMDLRAASVCSGVFTQVFREESSLYQDKVFTFIHLSLQEFLAALHVHQTFISSKVNLLEHQPQKKKSFKMSTIQKPTLNLLHQSAVDEALQSPNGHLDLFLRFLLGLSLPTNQRLLQGLLTQTGSDSQNNQKTVKYIKKKLSESLSTERSINLFHCLNEVNDHSLLEQIQQSMRSGCLSTEKLSPAQWSALVFILLSSQEHLDVFDLKRFSPSEDTFLKLLPVIKASKKVELSFCGLSKRICAALSSVLSSQSSSVKHLDLSNNDLQDSGVKLLCEGLKSPHCKLDYLRSVNHMFHQYCPVPHLLTCFLSCGCFF from the exons atggaggatgaagatgaggagcagaggaggagcagggaggcctttctgaacatcacactgtatttcctgaagaggatgaagcaggaggagctggctgagcgtctgcagagca gaacaaaggCTCATCAATACCAACGTGAGCTGAAGTCCAAGCTGAAGAAGAAattccagtgtgtgtctgagggcgtagctaaagcaggaagtccaaccctcctgaaggagattttcacagagctctacatcacagagggagggggtggAGAGGTCAACCAGGAACACGAGGTTATACAGATAGAAACAGCATCCAGGAGATCAAacacagcagaaagagccatcacactagaagagctctttaaagcccctcctggaagacctcgaccaatcaggacagtgatgacaaagggcgtggctggcattgggaaaacactcttaacacacaagttcactgtGGACTGGGCTGAAGACAAAGCCCAGCAGGAGGTCCACTTCACATTCCCACTAACCttcagagagctgaacgtgctgagggggaggagcttcagcttggtgggacttgttgatcacttcttctctggaagcaaagaagcaggaatttgcagcttccaggacttcctggttttgttcatcttggatggtctggatgagtgtcggctccctctggacttcctcagcactcagaccctgactgatgtctcagagtccacctcagtggaggttctgctaataaacctcatcagaggagaactgcttccatcagccctcctctggataaccacacggcctgcagcagccaatcagatccctcctgagtgtgtggacatggtgacagaggtcagagggttCACTGACCTTCATAAGGAGGAGTACTTCAGGAGGAGGTCCACAGATAAAGAGCAGGTCAGCAGGATCATGTCCCACATCACGACGTGTCgtagcctccacatcatgtgccacatcccgctcttctgctggatcactgctacagttctggaggacatgttgaagagcagagaggagggagagctgcccaggactctgactcagatctacagccactatgtggtccttcagaacaaagtcaagaTGGTGAAGTTTAATGGAGGAGCTGCCACAGATCAACACTGGAGTCCACAGAGCAGGAAGATGATGGAGTCTCTGAgaaaactggcttttgagcagctgcagaaaggaaagctgattttctatgagagtgacctgacagagtgtggcatggacctcagagcagcctcagtgtgctcaggagtgttcacacaggtcttcagagaggagagcagcctgtaccaggacaaggtgttcaccttcatccacctgagccttcaggagtttctggctgctcttcacgtccatcagaccttcatcagctctaaagtcaacctgctggaacatcaaccacagaagaagaagagcttcAAGATGTCTACAATTCAAAAACCAACTCTGAACCTTCTCCACCAGAGTGCTGTGGACGAGGCCTTACAGAGTCCAAACGGACACTTGGACTTGTTCCTCCGCTTTTtgctgggtctttcactgccgaccaatcagaggctcctacaaggcctgctgacacaaacaggaagtgactcacAGAACAATCAGAAAACAGTTAAATACATCAAGAAGAAGCTGAGTGAGAGTttgtccacagagagaagcatcaACCTGTTCCACTGTCTGAATGAAGTGAATGATCACTCTCTGCTGGAGCAGATCCAACAGTCCATGAGATCAGGATGTCTCTCCACAGAGAAACTttctcctgctcagtggtcagctctggtcttcatcttactgtcatcacaAGAACATCTGGATGTCTTTGACCTGAAGAGATTCTCTCCTTCAGAGGATACTTTTCTGAAGCTACTCCCAGTGATCAAAGCCTCCAAGAAAGTGGA GTTGAGTTTCTGTGGTCTCTCAAAGAGAatctgtgcagctctgtcctcagtcctcagctctcagtcctccagtgtgaaacatctggacctgagtaacaatgatctgcaggattcaggagtgaagctgctgtgtgaaggactgaagagtcctcactgtaaactggactatCTCAGGTCAGTTaatcacatgttccatcaatATTGTCCTGTTCCTCatctcctcacttgtttcctgagttgtggatgttttttctga